In Hippoglossus stenolepis isolate QCI-W04-F060 chromosome 20, HSTE1.2, whole genome shotgun sequence, the following are encoded in one genomic region:
- the LOC118104004 gene encoding NLR family CARD domain-containing protein 3-like encodes MQLEENIIQYMKNQLKRFQRALSPDCSEYTYLESHSEDEGMMYEDDDEQRRRCRKAFLRITVHFLRRMKLNELANSLKNRTRAGVCQRKLKSNLKEKFQCVFEGITRAGNPTFLDQIYTELYITEGGTGEVNNEHEVRQIETASWKPDRPETTIRQEDIFKATSGRDGPIRTVLTKGVAGIGKTVLTQKFTLDWAEDRANPDIQFTFPFTFRELNVLKEKKYSLVELVHHFFTETKEAGICRFEEFQVVFIFDGLDECRLPLDFHNTEILTDITASTSVDVLLTNLIRGKLLPSARLWITTRPAAANQIPPECVDRVTEVRGFTDPQKEEYFRKRFSDEKQANTIIAHIQTSRSLHIMCHIPVFCWITATVLKDVLKTREGGELPKTLTEMYIHFLVVQSKLKKVRYDRGAEADPLWSRQNRKMIESLGKLAFEQLQKGNLIFYESDLTECDIDIRAASVYSGVFTQIFKEEKGLYQDKVFCFVHLSVQEFLAALHVHLTFINSGVNLMSKQQAASRLPRVFKDRVKLNVLYQSAVDKALQSPNGHLDLFLRFLLGLSVQTNQKHLQGLLTQTGSNGQIKQKTVHYIKEKISQDLSVERSINLFHCLNELSDRSLEEEIQQSLKSGRLSTEKLSPAQWSALNFILLSSGKDLEVFDLKKYSGSEEALLRLLPVVKASNKALLSGCNLSERSCKALSSVLSSTSCRLTELDLSNNDLQDSGVKLLSAGLKSPHCKLETLSLSGCLITDESCAALASALSANHLHLRELDLNNNNLQDSGVKLLSAGLDDQYWRLDCLKVDNGGEQMLTPGLRKFSCDLTLDPITAHRNLRLSDGYRKLELVNEQQSYPDDPERFDIFCQLLCRNGLSGRCYWEVVWSGQVDIAVTLRGIRRKGYRKACRFGGNDQSWCLSCSDYCYSVWHNNTETLVPLPAASISHRVGVYVDCLAGILSFYRVSLDAPIHLHTFNIKFTNLFYPGFRVWFGSVSLCSE; translated from the exons ATG CAGTTAGAGGAAAACATTATCCAATATATGAAAAACCAGCTGAAGAGATTCCAGAGGGCTCTGAGTCCCGACTGCTCAGAATACACGTACTTAGAGAGCCACTCTGAGGATGAGGGGATGATGTACGAAGACGATGacgagcagaggaggagatgcagaAAGGCCTTTCTGAGGATTACAGTGCACTTCCTCAGAAGAATGAAGCTAAATGAACTGGCTAACTCTCTAAAAAACA GAACAAGAGCTGGAGTGTGTCAGCGGAAACTCAAGTCTAACTTGAAGGAGAAGTTCCAGTGTGTGTTCGAGGGGATCACTAGAGCAGGAAACCCAACCTTTCTGGATCAGATCTACAcagagctctacatcacagagggaggCACTGGAGAGGTCAATAATGAACATGAGGTCAGACAGATTGAAACAGCATCCTGGAAACCAGACAGACCAGAAACAACCATCAGACAAGAAGACATCTTTAAAGCCACATCTGGAAGAGACGGACCAATCAGGACAGTTCTGACAAAGGGAGTGGCCGGCATTGGGAAAACCGTCCTAACACAGAAGTTCACCCTGGACTGGGCTGAAGACAGAGCCAACCCCGACATACAGTTCACATTTCCATTCACTTTCAGAGAGCTGAATGtgctgaaggagaagaagtaCAGCTTGGTGGAGCTCGTCCATCACTTCTTCACTGAAACCAAAGAAGCAGGAATCTGCAGGTTTGAAGAGTTCCAGGTCGTCTTCATCTTCGACGGTCTGGACGAGTGTCGACTTCCTCTGGACTTCCACAACACAGAGATCCTGACCGACATCACAGCGTCCACCTCAGTGGACGTGCTGCTGACGAACCTCATCAGGGGGAAACTGCTGCCCTCTGCTCGCCTCTGGATAACCACACGACCTgcggcagccaatcagatccctcctgaGTGTGTGGACAGGGTGACGGAGGTCAGAGGGTTCACTGACCctcagaaggaggagtacttcaggaaGAGGTTCAGCGACGAAAAACAGGCCAACACGATCATCGCTCACATCCAGACGTCACGaagcctccacatcatgtgcCACATCCCggtcttctgctggatcactGCTACAGTTCTGAAGGACGTGTTGAAAaccagagaggggggggagctgcccaagaccctgacgGAGATGTACATCCACTTCCTGGTGGTTCAGTCCAAACTGAAGAAGGTCAGGTACGACAGAGGAGCTGAGGCAGATCCACTCTGGAGTCGACAGAACAGGAAGATGATTGAGTCTCTGGGAAAACTGGCTtttgagcagctgcagaaaGGAAACCTGATCTTCTATGAATCCGACCTGACAGAGTGTGACATCGATATCAGAGCCGCCTCCGTTTACTCAGGAGTGTTCACGCAGATCTTTAAAGAGGAGAAAGGCCTGTACCAGGACAAGGTGTTCTGCTTCGTCCACCTGAGCGtccaggagtttctggctgctCTTCACGTCCATCTGACCTTCATCAACTCTGGAGTCAATCTGATGTCCAAACAACAAGCAGCTTCACGGTTACCCAGAGTCTTTAAAGACAGAGTTAAACTAAACGTTCTCTATCAGAGTGCAGTGGACAAGGCCTTACAGAGTCCAAATGGACACCTGGACTTGTTCCTCCGTTTCCTCCTGGGTCTTTCAGTGCAGACCAATCAGAAACATCTACAAGGCCTGttgacacagacaggaagtaacggacagataaaacagaaaacagtccATTACATCAAGGAGAAGATCAGTCAGGATCTGTCTGTGGAGAGAAGCATCAACCTGTTCCACTGTCTGAATGAACTGAGTGACCGTTCTCTAGAGGAGGAGATCCAACAGTCCCTGAAATCAGGACGTCTCTCCACAGAGAAACTGTCTCCTGCTCAGTGGTCAGCTCTGAACTTCATCTTACTGTCATCAGGAAAAGATCTGGAGGTGTTTGACCTGAAGAAATACTCTGGTTCAGAGGAGGCTCTTCTCAGGCTGCTGCCGGTGGTCAAAGCCTCCAACAAAGCTCT GCTGAGCGGCTGTAACCTCTCAGAGAGAAGTTGTAAAGCTCTGTCCTCAGTCCTCAGCTCTACGTCCTGCAGACTGACAGAACTGGACCTGAGTAACAATgacctgcaggattcaggagtgaagctgctgtctgCAGGACTGAAGAGTCCACACTGCAAACTGGAAACTCTCAG TCTGTCAGGTTGTCTGATCACAGACGAAAGCTGTGCCGCTCTAGCTTCTGCCCTGAGTGCCAACCACCtccatctgagagaactggacctgaacaacaacaacctgcaggattcaggagtgaagctaCTGTCCGCTGGACTGGACGACCAGTACTGGAGACTGGACTGTCTTAA gGTGGACAATGGTGGAGAGCAGATGCTGACTCCTGGTCTGAGGAAAT ttTCCTGTGACCTCACTCTCGACCCAATCACCGCTCACAGGAACCTCCGACTGTCTGACGGCTACAGGAAGCTGGAGCTGGTGAACGAGCAGCAGTCGTACCCTGATGACCCGGAAAGATTCGACATCTtctgtcagctgctgtgcaGAAATGGTCTGAGCGGTCgctgttactgggaggtggtgTGGAGTGGACAGGTTGACATCGCGGTGACTCTCAGAGGAATCAGAAGGAAAGGTTACAGAAAGGCCTGCAGGTTCGGAGGGAACGATCAGTCCTGGTGTCTGAGCTGCTCTGATTATTGTTATTCTGTGtggcacaacaacacagaaacactcgTCCCTCTCCCCGCGGCCTCCATCTCCCACAGAGTGGGAGTGTATGTGGATTGTCTTGCCGGCATCTTGTCCTTCTACCGAGTTTCCTTGGACGCACCGATACACCTCCACACCTTCAACATCAAATTCACGAATCTTTTCTACCCTGGGTTCAGGGTGTGGTTTGGTTCAGTGTCTCTGTGCTCGGAGTAA